GCGTCGCACGAGTATGGCGATGCCCGCCCCGGCCAAAAGCGCCGCCCAAATCAAGCGCAGCAGCATTTCGCGTTCGTACAAAGGAAGATGATGAATCATTGTATCAACACGTTAATACAAACGGAACTTTGTGTCAAGCATCTGGTACAAAAGCGAAGGGCCGGCTTCAGCGAAGGGCCGGCTTTGAGGAACGGGTAAGCCGGGCTCCGTGGCGGCAAGCGGCGACTTCGTCGAACCCCGGCGACTCGGCGTTCTGGACGGTTTACGCGGCCTAGCCGTGCTCTTGGTGCTGTGGTACCACGTGTGGGAGATTTCGTTTCTTCCATCCCCCGTCGCGTGGTTGCAGTTCGTTCCGGAAACGGGCTTCATCGGCGTCACCCTTTTCTTCTATCTGAGCGGCTTCGTGATCGCGTATCCGTTCGTACGCGAATGGCTGGCAGGCGGTCCGCCGCAACGTTGGGGCGAGTTCGCGTGGCGCCGCTTTATCAAGATCGTGCCGTCGTACGTGTTGTTCATCGGCATCGCGTACGCGCTTGGATACGCGCAAAAACAGCCGGGAGCGTGGGCTCCGGCCGACATCCTGACGCATCTGCTGTTCGTGCATACGTGGTTTCCGCAAACGTACGGAACCATCAGCGGCGTGTTGTGGACGCTAGCGGTGGAAGTCGAGTTTTATTGCATTTTCCCGCTGGTGTGGTGGTGCTTCCGGCGCAATCCTTGGCTGACCACTGCCGGTGCCGTGCTGATCGCCGCCGTGTGGCGGGCGTGGCTGGCGCACTGCTGCATGCAAACCTGGTTCGGCGAGTACTCTGAAAACTTGCCCGGATATCTCGACATCTTTTTGTTCGGATCGATCAGCGCGTATGCGTACGTGCGTTTCGGCCCGTTGCGTTCGCGCGCCGGCAGCCTCGTAAGTGCGGTAGCCGGGTTGGCCGGCGCGGCGTGGCTGGTCGTTTTGTTGCAAAGCTTGTACGCCTACCGGCTCGCAGATCAGTGGGCCGGCGTGTGGCAGATCGATCGCCGGCCGATGTTGGGCGCGGCCTTTTCGGTGTTGGCGTTGGGTTTTTTGTGGGCGCCCCGGTGGTGGCAGTTGCTACTCGATAATCCGCCGCTGCGCTTTTTAGCGACGATATCCTACAACCTATATCTCTATCACCAAATGCTGGCGCGCGAACTGTTGGC
This genomic window from Candidatus Tumulicola sp. contains:
- a CDS encoding acyltransferase; protein product: MAASGDFVEPRRLGVLDGLRGLAVLLVLWYHVWEISFLPSPVAWLQFVPETGFIGVTLFFYLSGFVIAYPFVREWLAGGPPQRWGEFAWRRFIKIVPSYVLFIGIAYALGYAQKQPGAWAPADILTHLLFVHTWFPQTYGTISGVLWTLAVEVEFYCIFPLVWWCFRRNPWLTTAGAVLIAAVWRAWLAHCCMQTWFGEYSENLPGYLDIFLFGSISAYAYVRFGPLRSRAGSLVSAVAGLAGAAWLVVLLQSLYAYRLADQWAGVWQIDRRPMLGAAFSVLALGFLWAPRWWQLLLDNPPLRFLATISYNLYLYHQMLARELLAWRIPPYVGAANYDPVWQPQFTAIAFASTIAQATIVTFGFERPLLRVRPPWARTKRDGALASSCDSNDNAQTPSSKSPSRSPSSPLPPAPP